The following coding sequences are from one Vibrio syngnathi window:
- a CDS encoding sulfite exporter TauE/SafE family protein, which produces MSYELIGLLAGLGAIVGVLAGLLGIGGGLLVVPALLFLLPKAGIPQEFAMQMALATSLSTIIVTSGSSAINHLKLGNVEIFVVKWLMPGVVIGGFLGSFVADVIPAQYLPKVFGVIVLVLALQMLLSIRSKSQKSMPGSAKTVLCGGGIGLVSSLAGIGGGSLSVPFLNHHGVEMRKAVGSSSVCGCVIAISGMLGFIWHGSSVDDLPAYSLGYVYLPALISISCTSVLTTRVGAKLATQLPTPVLKKFFAVFLMFIAATMLL; this is translated from the coding sequence GTGTCATATGAACTGATAGGCTTGCTAGCAGGCCTTGGTGCTATTGTTGGTGTCTTAGCTGGCTTGCTAGGCATTGGTGGTGGTTTGCTGGTGGTTCCTGCCTTACTGTTTTTACTTCCTAAAGCGGGTATCCCTCAAGAGTTTGCGATGCAAATGGCATTGGCTACTTCGCTATCAACCATCATAGTTACGTCAGGATCGTCTGCGATTAACCATTTAAAATTGGGTAACGTAGAGATATTTGTCGTTAAATGGTTGATGCCAGGTGTAGTGATCGGTGGCTTCCTCGGTTCTTTCGTGGCCGATGTGATTCCAGCTCAATATCTACCAAAAGTCTTTGGTGTGATTGTCTTGGTATTGGCGTTGCAAATGCTGTTGTCGATTCGCTCTAAGAGCCAAAAATCGATGCCGGGTTCAGCTAAAACCGTGTTGTGTGGTGGCGGTATTGGTTTGGTATCAAGTTTAGCGGGTATTGGCGGTGGATCTTTATCGGTGCCTTTCCTTAACCATCACGGTGTGGAAATGCGTAAAGCCGTAGGCTCATCTTCGGTGTGCGGTTGTGTTATCGCGATTTCGGGAATGCTAGGTTTCATTTGGCATGGTTCTTCTGTCGATGATCTCCCTGCGTATAGCTTAGGTTATGTTTATCTACCGGCTTTGATCTCGATATCTTGTACTTCAGTTCTAACTACTCGAGTGGGGGCGAAACTGGCCACTCAACTGCCTACCCCTGTGCTGAAGAAATTTTTTGCGGTATTTTTAATGTTTATAGCAGCAACAATGCTGCTGTAG
- a CDS encoding Na/Pi symporter: MNQATTAAAPISSTTRWLRWANLAFMLYLLLLSVSMVGTGFKWATGEQAKVLFEFASHPVAGLMIGLVATALIQSSSTVTSIIVGLVAGGLPVELAIPMIMGANIGTTVTNTLVSLGHVRCKEEFKRAFASATIHDFFNLLAVAIFLPLEMAFGILEKISHWLVSPMLATGDMSMGGLNFIKPITKPVVSAIKEPLSTFGDTVGGVMLIVLGIATIFVAITVMGKLMKSLMVGRAREILKNAIGRGPIHGIASGSIVTILVQSSSTTTSLMVPLVGSGVLKVRDVYPFTLGANIGTCITALLAATAVSGEFAVFALQIALVHLVFNIMATVFIFGIPFLRELPVKAADIISDMAVKNKSVVAGYLVAVFLVLPGTVLALTA; the protein is encoded by the coding sequence ATGAACCAAGCTACTACTGCAGCAGCGCCTATCTCGAGCACAACTCGTTGGCTACGCTGGGCTAACTTGGCATTCATGCTTTACCTACTATTACTTTCAGTTTCAATGGTTGGTACAGGCTTCAAATGGGCAACAGGCGAGCAAGCAAAGGTTCTTTTCGAATTTGCTTCACACCCAGTTGCAGGCTTAATGATTGGTTTAGTGGCAACAGCACTTATTCAATCATCAAGTACAGTTACTTCAATTATCGTTGGCCTTGTGGCAGGTGGTTTACCTGTTGAGCTAGCAATCCCTATGATCATGGGTGCAAACATTGGTACAACAGTAACCAATACACTAGTTAGCCTTGGTCATGTTCGTTGTAAAGAAGAGTTCAAACGTGCATTCGCAAGTGCGACGATTCACGACTTCTTTAACCTATTAGCTGTTGCTATCTTCCTACCACTAGAGATGGCGTTTGGTATTCTAGAGAAAATTTCTCACTGGTTAGTATCACCGATGCTAGCAACAGGTGATATGAGCATGGGTGGTCTTAACTTCATCAAGCCAATCACTAAACCAGTAGTCAGTGCGATTAAAGAACCACTATCAACGTTTGGCGACACTGTTGGCGGGGTTATGCTTATCGTTCTTGGTATTGCGACTATCTTCGTAGCTATCACGGTAATGGGTAAGCTAATGAAGAGCCTGATGGTTGGTCGTGCTCGTGAGATTCTAAAGAACGCAATCGGTCGTGGTCCTATCCACGGTATCGCTTCTGGCTCTATCGTAACTATCCTTGTTCAGTCTTCTTCTACGACAACAAGCTTGATGGTTCCACTAGTAGGTTCAGGTGTTCTTAAAGTACGTGACGTTTACCCATTCACTTTGGGTGCAAACATCGGTACATGTATTACGGCTCTACTTGCAGCTACAGCAGTATCTGGTGAGTTCGCAGTATTCGCACTACAGATTGCTCTAGTACACTTGGTGTTTAACATCATGGCAACGGTATTCATCTTCGGTATTCCGTTCCTACGTGAACTACCAGTGAAAGCAGCTGACATCATTTCTGATATGGCTGTGAAGAACAAATCTGTAGTCGCTGGCTACCTTGTTGCGGTATTCCTTGTACTGCCTGGTACCGTGTTAGCTCTAACTGCTTAA
- the lgt gene encoding prolipoprotein diacylglyceryl transferase, whose translation MSQGFIEFPNIDPVLIELGPISVRWYGLMYLVGFMFALWLANRRADQPDSGWTREQVSDLLFAGFLGVVLGGRIGYVLFYNFDLFLADPLYLFKVWTGGMSFHGGLLGVITAMFWYAKKNGRTFFGVADMIAPLVPFGLGMGRLGNFMNSELWGRVTDVPWAIVFPNGGPLPRHPSQLYEMALEGIVLFFILNWFIKKPRPLGSVSGLFLAGYGTFRFLVEYVREPDAHLGLFGGFISMGQILSLPMVIIGVLMMVWAYKRGHYKDELPQQTK comes from the coding sequence ATGTCTCAGGGTTTTATCGAATTCCCAAATATCGATCCTGTTCTTATTGAACTAGGACCAATCTCAGTTCGCTGGTACGGCTTAATGTACCTTGTTGGCTTTATGTTTGCTCTTTGGCTAGCAAATCGCCGAGCAGATCAACCTGATAGTGGTTGGACTCGAGAGCAAGTATCAGATTTGCTGTTTGCAGGCTTTCTAGGTGTGGTGCTGGGTGGTCGTATTGGCTACGTACTTTTCTATAACTTTGACCTTTTCCTAGCCGACCCTCTTTACCTCTTTAAGGTATGGACAGGTGGTATGTCTTTCCATGGTGGTTTGCTTGGTGTTATCACTGCGATGTTCTGGTATGCGAAAAAGAACGGTCGAACCTTCTTTGGTGTGGCAGACATGATCGCACCATTGGTTCCATTTGGTTTGGGCATGGGTCGTTTAGGTAACTTCATGAACAGTGAGCTTTGGGGCCGAGTGACTGATGTGCCATGGGCAATTGTCTTCCCCAACGGTGGACCACTTCCTCGTCACCCATCTCAACTTTATGAGATGGCGCTTGAAGGTATTGTGCTGTTCTTCATCTTGAACTGGTTCATCAAAAAGCCGCGCCCTCTTGGTTCTGTATCAGGGTTATTCCTAGCAGGATATGGTACATTCCGCTTCTTAGTAGAATACGTACGTGAACCTGATGCTCATCTAGGTTTGTTCGGTGGATTTATCTCTATGGGACAAATTTTGTCACTGCCAATGGTTATCATCGGTGTGCTGATGATGGTGTGGGCATACAAACGCGGTCACTACAAAGACGAATTACCACAACAAACGAAGTAA
- a CDS encoding thymidylate synthase — translation MKQYLDLCQRIVDDGTWIENERTGKRCLTVINADLEYDVGNNQFPLVTTRKSFWKAAVAELLGYIRGYDNAEDFRKLGTKTWDANSNLNEAWLNNPYRKGEDDMGRVYGVQGRAWAKPDGGHIDQLKKIVDDLTNGIDDRGEILNFYNPGEFHMGCLRPCMYSHHFSLLGDTLYLNSTQRSCDVPLGLNFNMVQVYVFLTIMAQITGKKAGVAYHKLVNAHIYEDQLAPMRDVQLKREPLAGPTFHINPEIKSLEDLETWVTMDDFWVEGYECHEAIKYPFSV, via the coding sequence GTGAAACAGTATTTAGATCTCTGTCAGCGTATCGTTGATGACGGTACTTGGATTGAAAATGAACGCACGGGCAAGCGCTGCCTAACCGTTATCAATGCTGACCTTGAATATGATGTTGGTAATAACCAATTCCCACTGGTAACAACACGTAAAAGCTTTTGGAAAGCCGCAGTTGCTGAACTGCTTGGTTATATCCGTGGTTACGACAATGCTGAAGATTTTCGCAAGCTAGGGACTAAAACCTGGGATGCGAATTCAAACTTGAACGAGGCATGGCTGAATAACCCTTACCGTAAGGGTGAAGATGACATGGGCCGTGTTTATGGCGTTCAAGGACGTGCATGGGCAAAACCTGACGGCGGTCATATCGACCAACTGAAGAAGATTGTTGATGATCTAACTAACGGTATTGATGACCGCGGCGAGATCTTAAACTTCTACAACCCAGGTGAGTTCCACATGGGATGTTTGCGTCCGTGTATGTACAGCCACCACTTCTCTCTACTTGGTGACACTCTGTACCTAAACAGTACTCAGCGCTCTTGTGATGTGCCTTTAGGTCTGAATTTCAATATGGTTCAAGTGTATGTGTTCCTCACTATTATGGCGCAGATCACAGGCAAGAAAGCGGGTGTGGCTTACCACAAGCTGGTGAATGCTCATATTTACGAAGATCAACTTGCACCAATGCGCGATGTTCAGTTGAAGCGTGAGCCGTTAGCTGGCCCAACATTCCATATCAACCCGGAGATTAAGTCTCTAGAAGATTTGGAAACATGGGTAACGATGGATGACTTCTGGGTTGAAGGTTACGAATGCCACGAAGCGATTAAGTACCCATTCTCGGTTTAA